GTTATTTATGCAATAAATATCAAGATCTAAATACTTATATTTATAATATGTTAGAAAATATTTCAGGGAAGACTATCTACCAATAACTCTAATTTTAAGGCGCTTATTTCTACTGCAAACCAATAGGCTTCCTTATTAGATATTATAGTGATAGCCTTAAAATTAAAGCAAAGATCTTATTAGTTTTTCTTTTTCATCATTTTGTTGAAAAGCTTTTTACGGAATAATTTATAATATACGTTATCAATCTCCTCGTATATTATCCTAAAATTTAAATGATATCTCATTAAATGTTAATTATTATATTTTTTCCTAAAGATAATTTCCCTAATGAGAGTAGGCTTTTGAATACTTCTTCTAAGTATTATTTTCCTTCTTTTATATACATAATGAATATTCTTTATAATATAGTTTATATATCTAATTGTTCTGGGTTCAAATATAATTGTATATAATAATGTTTGAAACATTCTGCAAACAATAAATACTATATCCAATAATATATTTACAAAATACTCGTTACTAAATAATACAACTAACTCATTTTTTTTTGAATGGTACTTTAAATAATCATCAATATTCTCTCTATTATCTTTTCTAAATGTTCTTGGATGTATAGCAATGCATTGAGGTGCAAAAACGGTCTTCCATCCTCTGTGTATAGATCTCCAAGATACATCCCAATCTTCCTTATGCATAAAAAAACTGGAATCAAAAAAATTACCGTTTATTTTAATATCCTCAATCATTTTTCTCCTATAAAGAGGTAATGCTCCATCTGCACCAGCTACCTCTTCTGTATATAAGTCAACTTCACCTAATTCTCTATTGTGATATCTTAAAGAAAAGGTTCTATCTTTGTTAAGATTAAGGCCAGCTCCATCTATAATACAATGGGTATCATTGATACAATTCTGCAATAATAAACCGCATAGAGTACCAATACTGCTATCTTGGTCCATTATATTTAAAGCATTATGTATATAATTTGGCAACATTATAACATCGGGATTAACTAATAATATATATTCACTACTCGTATTATTAATAACGAAATTATGTCCCCCACAATACCCTAAATTAATATCTGATTTTATTAACTCAAATCTACTATCTTTAAATCTTTCTATCAGCTCATAAGTATTATCACTGGAATTATTATCAAAAACTACTATCTTATAATTATTATAATTTTGACTTAAAATTGAACTAATGCACTTTTCTATTACTCTTGCACTGTTATATGTAACAATCGAAATTACTAACTTGTACATATATTAATAATTAGTCGTCCCTGAAAAAATTGTTTTTAAAAGTTTATTGACTGATATGCTAAAACAGAAATGAAACCTTTACCTGAATGAACAATTTTCTGGATTTCTCGCTCATGTTTTTCAGGACAAAAAATAAAAATGTAGAAAAGCTACGAGGAACTTTCTAATATTGTAGCCAACTGCACTGAGAAGAGCATTAATTCTATCTCCTTCTTCACCTTTGAGATAGTTCCTTCCCATACAGTTATCATGTTTTAAATGACTTATTATCGGTTCTATAGCTGACCTACGCTTCATATACATACACATCTAGCGACTTATCTTTCTATACGATTTCCCACGTCTGCTGATCTTTATCTCAATCTCTCCTTTATAATTGTGCCCTATATATCCCCTATCACAATATGCTTCACGAGGAGTCTTCCACGTCAATCGCTCTACCTGAGAAAATACCTATTCTAATGTATGTCCCTCATATGGATTTCCATGAAAGGCCAATATACCTATGATCCAGTTATCTCCTGAGGTTGAAACAATAATTACCTTATTGCTAAATTCATATCTTTTATGAACCTTATCCTTAGATATGTATTCTACTTCTATGACATGAATCGAATAAATCTTATTTTTATCTCAGAGGGATCCTTTATACTATCTCTCTCCCGAACTAATAGTTGATATGCCAATTCTATAAATCCTTTAACTCCTGATCTGGAACATCTACCTTACGGTGTATATCCCTTACTACCCTATCCAAATAAGTATTCAATTCCCCGGTCTCCTTACTGGCACACTTCATATGCTTTGCATAGAAATACCTACCCTGCTTGACTAAGGCTCTTTTACTCAAATGTTATAACTATGCCGAATTTTATACCTATCTTCTACGCCTCATTTACGAATTTCTCACGCATCTTGTGGTATAACTTTGTGTCTGTGGGATAGGTGATAGCCTTCTCTTATACCGTTGTATCAACATTAACCTTATTGAAATGTCTAACCTTTATGAGTTCACAACTCATATACATCTGAATAATTACCTGTAACAATTTCTCTATACCTCGAGAACCTATCCTCCTACACCACTTTACCAAACTGGTAGGATCAATAGGATATTCATGTGTAAAATACTCATATCCAGTAAAATATTGCTAATCTCGATGGAATCTCTTCAAAATATGGATCTTCTATAAACTGTTCAACTACCGATTCTTCACTCTCGCTATATGTGTGTTTCAGATAGTATAAGACTACCATAAGTCTTATCGGCTTAGTCGACCTCCCCTTACCTTCCGAATAATACTTACCAAACTCATTTCCTCCCAAAGGAATGCCTTCGGCAAAAAAATGACCAATCGATTCTTTTTGCCAGCTTAACCAATGGATACTCTCTACCGAATATAACATCCAGGCATGATTGAAATAACTTAAGAGTTGAAGTATATTTTTTATTTAACATAAATCACCAGATTTTTTGATCATTTCTAATATTTCTGGTGGTTTATGCAATACATATCAAAATGTAAATACTTATATTTATAATATGTTAGGAAATATTTCAGGGAAGACTAATTAGATAGTATAATTCATTTTTCCTCTCTTACCACGTACTCCATCAATGATTCCAATTAAAATAAATTTAAGGTGAAATATCCAATCTTTTTCTGTAATTATTATTTTAATTATTTCCTTAAAAAATTTAACTAAATCTTTCATAACCCAGCTAGGTGAAACAAAAAAATTCTTTTTGTATATATGAATCCTGTTTCTATATCTATAGTATCTTCTTAGATAATCATATGTTGTATATTTTATTACCTTATTAAATAATTTTTTTTCTCTTACTATACCCATTGAATGATATAATATACTACTATTTACTTTTGCTATTCTATATCCATTCATCTTTAGCCTTAGGCAAAATTCATAATCAACACAATCTATAAATAATGAATCATCATACATTCCAACTTTGTTAAATATACTAGCCTTAACTAAACTTCCAGAAGTTATTGCTTCACCAACAAAGTAAATATCGTCATTATAAATTATATGTTTATTATCTTTCCCATTGATAAAATACTGTGGACATAACATTCCAACCTTATCACGCTCATATATCTTTTGATAGGCAGATAACATTTTACTTATATAGTTTTCACCAATTATGCTATCTTGATCTAAAGTAAGAACCCAATCTGCTTTCATATACAAGCACTTAGATACTCCTTTGTTTAAAGCATAAGCAACACCAAAATTATCTTCGTTTTTTATCAGTATAATTTTCGAATATTTAATTAATTTTTTAAAAAAATCATTAGTTGAACAATTATCTACAATAATAATTTTATTAACCTGTGTAATTAATGCTAAAATTGACTTATTTAATACAACTATATCAGGATTATATGTCACTATTACTGCATATACATTCATTGGATAGAATATCACATTTTCAATTAGATAGAGTGTGAGTAATGCTCACCTAAAAACAAGACAAATTTTTTGAAAAAATAAGGTAAAGTCATACTTTCTTTAATTTCGATTTTTACTATTTAAATTCATGTTCAAATTCAACTGGAATTTTGTATCCCAGCGATGAATATATATTCATTGTTGTAGAACTGAATGAACTCCTCAACAACCTTTTCGGACTTGATAGTGCTGTCGAATTATCTCGGCCAAATAACTTCTTCTTTGAAAGTTCTCATAAACCTCTCAGTATCCGTGTTACCTTTGTGATTAGAATAGGATGTGGTTACATGCTCTATCCCAAGAGTCAAATAGGCTTTCATGTAAGCCTGACTCGTAGGCTGACATTAACTATCACTCATAAGATGAATTTCGTACGATCTGCTTACTTTATCACAACGAGTGGAAAAATCCTTTTCCAATGCTTCTATCCAATCTCCGGAAGTAATCCTACTTCCAAGTGCATAACCAATCAATCTCTTTGTGTACCAGTCAAGAATAATCACAAGATACAGCCATCCAAAACCATTAACATCAAACTTGGTCATATCAGGCCCCCACCATTGATTCGGTCTGGTGGTTACAGGCTTTCTATATTCTTGCTTACGTTTAACTTTATACCTTTTCTGGAAAGCTAATAGATTATCTGATTTTATCAAACGTTAAACTCGTTTGTTATTTACTCTAATATTATCCCTGTAATTAAGCCATGCCTATACTCTACGATAGCCAAAAAAATGATGACGAAGTTTTATTTCCTTGATTGAAGTAAGTATTAAATCGTCTTCAGCAAAAATTCTCGATTTGGGCTTTGTTTTGCTATCTGAAACTCTTTTTCTACGATAGTAAATGCTCTGGGAATAACCAAGTGTTTTACATATTATAGTCAATGAATATCCCTCAGCCATTAATTGATCTATTATTTCTATGTTATCACCTGCATCTATATCATCTCTAAGCTTATTTTAGTATCTCTATCTCAAGGGTCTTCCTACCTAAAATTCTCTCAAGTTCCGTAATTCTCGCTTTGTCTGCGTTAGCCTTTTCCCATCTTGAGCCGATTGCAGATAATGCTTCGCTCCATCCAGAAACTTGTCTCTCCATCTATAAAACAGTATCTGTGAAAGTCAATATTTCCTGCAAATGTCCTGAATGCTGTTTTTCCCGCGTAAATCTTCCAAAATGATGTTGAATTTCTCTACTGTTGTCCATTACCTTCTCCTGTTCATTGCTCTCCCTTTACATTGTTAATATTATTATCGATTAGCTTAATTAATTCAACCAGCGAAGTGGGGCACCCCACTCCTATCCCTTAACTTCCTTAAGTATGTGCTTCCTTTAATTGAATCTGTAATAATAAATGATCCTTTCTCTAACCTAATCATTTGTTCCATTATTATGGGGAGCAATATATATCTTTACTAACCGATATTATAAATATATCTTGATCTTTCCATTACTTTACTATTCCTATTTCTCAATTTTTTATAATTCAATATAAACAAATAAAGTATTAATAGATATAATAGATACTTAATTGTGAAACCTGTGTATTCTCCCATAAAATAGAATTCATCCTTATAGATATTTATTAATTTCATAGCAATAATGAAGATTATTATATTGTAGTTATTAATGCAATTTATCATAAATTTATGAACATAAACGTAAATAATAGTGGAAAAAATATGTATAAAGTACGCAAATATTAATCCAAAATTAAAGATTAAAATTGCTGGATACCCCGCTGAAAATCTAGCCCCATGTTTAATCATCTCCATAGAAAGATTAGGAGAAATTGAATACATTAATCTTCCAAAACCATTATCTATGTTTGTAGAGTATGAACCCAACGAAAAAAAATGATTAATGAAAACTGAAAAGTTAAACTGAGGTAACCAATTACTTCGAGCCATATTAATAGTTCCCCAAAAAACATGTCCTTGCAACACAAACCTCTTAAAAAAGTTTTCCAA
This genomic window from Candidatus Neomarinimicrobiota bacterium contains:
- a CDS encoding glycosyltransferase family 2 protein, with the protein product MYKLVISIVTYNSARVIEKCISSILSQNYNNYKIVVFDNNSSDNTYELIERFKDSRFELIKSDINLGYCGGHNFVINNTSSEYILLVNPDVIMLPNYIHNALNIMDQDSSIGTLCGLLLQNCINDTHCIIDGAGLNLNKDRTFSLRYHNRELGEVDLYTEEVAGADGALPLYRRKMIEDIKINGNFFDSSFFMHKEDWDVSWRSIHRGWKTVFAPQCIAIHPRTFRKDNRENIDDYLKYHSKKNELVVLFSNEYFVNILLDIVFIVCRMFQTLLYTIIFEPRTIRYINYIIKNIHYVYKRRKIILRRSIQKPTLIREIIFRKKYNN
- a CDS encoding glycosyltransferase family 2 protein, which encodes MNVYAVIVTYNPDIVVLNKSILALITQVNKIIIVDNCSTNDFFKKLIKYSKIILIKNEDNFGVAYALNKGVSKCLYMKADWVLTLDQDSIIGENYISKMLSAYQKIYERDKVGMLCPQYFINGKDNKHIIYNDDIYFVGEAITSGSLVKASIFNKVGMYDDSLFIDCVDYEFCLRLKMNGYRIAKVNSSILYHSMGIVREKKLFNKVIKYTTYDYLRRYYRYRNRIHIYKKNFFVSPSWVMKDLVKFFKEIIKIIITEKDWIFHLKFILIGIIDGVRGKRGKMNYTI
- a CDS encoding DDE-type integrase/transposase/recombinase, with the translated sequence MIKSDNLLAFQKRYKVKRKQEYRKPVTTRPNQWWGPDMTKFDVNGFGWLYLVIILDWYTKRLIGYALGSRITSGDWIEALEKDFSTRCDKVSRSYEIHLMSDS